A region of the Pseudomonas asiatica genome:
GCGAAGGCGAACAGCAAGGATACCCGGGTGCCATACAGCACCCGGGCCAGCACGTCGCGGCCCTGGTCGTCGGTACCCAGCCAGTTGCTCGCGCTCGGCGGGCTGGGGGTGGGCACCTGCAGGTCGTAGTTGGGGGTATCGGCGCTGAACGGGATGGGGGCGAACAGCATCCAGCCACCTTGCTGCTCGATCAGCTGGCGTACATAGGCGCTGCGGTAGTCTGGCTGGAACGGCAGCTGGCCGCCGAACTGCTGCTCGGTGTAGCGCTTTAGCGCCGGCACGTACAGGTCGCCCTTGTAGCCCAGCAGCAGCGGTTTGTCGTTGGCCACCAGCTCGGCACACAAGCTCAGCAGCAGAAGGGCGGCGAACAGCCACAGCGAAACCCAGCCGAGGCGGTTGCGGCGAAAGCGTTGCAGGCGACGACGCGAGATCGGTGAAAGCATCAGCGCGCCCTCGTGTCGAAGTCGATACGCGGGTCGAGCAGGGTGTACGACAGGTCACCGATCAGGCGGATCAGCAGGCCCGCCAGGGTGAAGATGAACAGCGTGCCGAACACCACCGGGTAATCCCGCGACACGGCCGCCTCGTAGCTCATGCGGCCCAGGCCATCGAGCGAGAAGATCACCTCGATCAGCAACGAGCCGGCGAAGAACACCGTGATCAACGCCTGCGGCAAGCCGGCCACCACCAGCAGCATGGCATTGCGCAGCACGTGGCCATACAGCACCCGGCGTTGGCTCAGCCCCTTGGCGCGGGCGGTAACCACGTATTGCCGGGAAATCTCGTCGAGGAAGGCGTTTTTTGTCAGCAGCGTCAGGGTGGCGAAGCCGCCGATCACCAGGGCGCCGACCGGCAGCACCAGGTGCCAGAAGTAGTCAGCGACCTTGCCCAGCAGGCTGAGCTCGTCGAAGTTGTCCGAGACCAGGCCGCGCACCGGGAACCAGCTGAGCGAGGTGCCGCCGGCGAACAGCACGATCAGCAACAGGGCGAACAGGAACGAGGGCAGGGCATAGCCGACCACGATCAGTGCACTGCTCCAGGCATCGAAGCGGCTGCCGTGGCGCACTGCCTTGCGGATGCCCAGCGGGATCGACACCAGGTAGGTGATCAGCGTCGCCCAGAAGCCCAGCGACAGGGTGACCGGCAACTTGTCGAGGATCAGGTCGGTGACCTTGGCGCCGCGGAAGAAGCTGTTGCCGAAGTCCAGCCGGGCGTATTGGCCCAGCATCAACCACAGGCGCTCGGGGGCGGACTTGTCGAAGCCGTACTGGCGCTTGATCTCCTCGATCAGTTTCGGGTCCAGGCCACGGGTGGCCCGTGACTCGCCGTGCACCACCTCGGCCCGGGCACCGGGAGTGCCGCCGCCGATGCCCTGCAGGCGTGCCACCGCTTGCTCCACCGGGCCACCCGGCGCGGCCTGGACAATGGCAAAGTTGACCAGCAGGATCGCCAGCAGGGTCGGGATGATCAGCAACAGGCGGCGCAGGATGTAGGTGGTCATGGCGAGGATTTCCGGCGTTCGGCCATTTGCGCGTTGGTCAGCGCGGTGGGGCTGACTTCCCACCAGGTGTCCAGGCCTTCGTCATAGGCAGCCTGGACCTTGGGCAGGCCGAAGCGGTTCCACCAGGCAGTGGAACTGCCCGGTGGGTAGTAGTTGGGGATCCAGTAGTAGTTCCATTGCAGCACCCGGTCCAGGGCATGGGCGTGGTGCAGCATGTCGGCCTGGGTGTCGGCGCGCACTAGGCCGTCGATCAGGTGGTCCACGGCAGGGTCCTGCAGCACCATCAGGTTGCTCGACCCAGGGTCGTGGGCCGCTGCCGAGCCAAAATAGTTGTACAGCTCGGCGCCGGGCGACAGGGTGACCGGGTAGCCGGTGACGATCATGTCGTAGTCACGCGCCATCAGGCGGTTGACGTACTGGGCCGAATCGACGTTGCGGATGTCCAGGGTCACGCCAATCTGTGCCAGGTTGCGCTTCCACGGCAGCAGCAGGCGCTCCATGCCTGCCTGGCCGTTGAGGAAGGTGAACGCCAGCGGCGTGCCCTGGCTGTTCACCAGGCGGTCGCCTTCGGGGCGCCAGCCGGCTTGTTCGAGCAGCGCCAGTGCCTGCAGCTGCTGCTTGCGGATGATCCCCGAACCATCGGTGACCGGGGCGGTGAAGACGGTGCTGAAGACTTCGTCCGGCACCTTGCCGCGCAACGGTTCGAGCAGTTTCAACTCGCCGGCATCCGGCAGTTGGCGGGCGGCCAGCGGTGTATTGGAGAAAACACTCTGCTGGCGGATGTACATGTTGCGCATCATCTGCCGGTTGCTCCACTCGTAGTCCCACAGCATGCCCAGCGCCTGGCGCACGCGACGGTCCTTGAACTGCGGCCGGTCGAGGTTGAACACGAAGCCTTGGGCCACCTGCGGTTTGGCCGGGCCCAGGTGGGCGCGCTGCAGGCGGCCGTCGTCCAGTTGCGCGCCGTTGTAGCCCAGGGTGTAGGCGGTGGCGGAGAATTCGCGGTTGTAGTCGTAGCCGCCGCCTTTGAGCACCTGCCGCGCCACTTCGGTATCACCGAAGTACTCGATGCGCAGCTTGTCGAAATTGTAGCGGCCACGGCTGACCGGCAGATCGCGCGCCCACCAGTTGGCGTCGCGCTCGAAGGTGATGCTGCGGCCGTTGTCGATGCGCCCGATACGGTACGGCCCGCTGCCGACCGGCTTGTCGAAACCGGCGCCGTTGGCAAAATCGCGCTGCTGCCAGTCGTGTTCGGGCAGTACCGGCAAGCTGGCGAGGTCCAGTGGCAGGGTGCGGCCGTGGTCAGGCTTGAAGTCGAAGCGCACGCTGTGTGGGCTTTCCACCACGATGGCGGCAACATCGGCGAACTGGGTGCGATACCTCAGGCTGCCCTTGCTCATCAGCAGCTCGAAGGTAAAGCGTACGTCCTCGGCGCGCACCGGCTTGCCATCGGCGAAGGTGGCGCGCGGGTCGATCTCGAAACGCAGCCAGGCATCCTCCGGGCCGCGCTCCATGCGCCGGGCGATCAGGCCGTAGACGGTGTAGGGTTCATCGAACGAGCGCACGGCCAGTGGCGCGTACAGCAGGCCATCGACCTCGCTGACACCGATGCCTTTGTCGATGTACGGCAGGATATGGTCGAACTGGCCGATCTCGATGGCCGAGCGGCGCAGGATGCCGCCTTTGGGGGCGTCGGGGTTGACGTAGTCGAAATGCTGGAAGCCGGCGTTGTAGCGGGGGGCTTCGCCGTAGACGGTGAGGGCGTGGGTGGAGGCGGCGTGGGCGTTGAAGCCAATGCAAAGCAAAAACAGCCAACACAAGACCTGTGGGAGCGGCGGTGCGCCGCTGCGCTTTACCCGCGAATGCGTCCGTCCATGCAACGCCGTTGCCTGATCAGGCGCATTCGCGGGTAAAGCGCAGCGGCGCACCGCCGCTCCCACAGGGGATTTCATCGGCTGCGAGGACTTAGTCCTGGCGGCTGGTCACTTCGAGCAAGTGGTAGCCGAACTGGGTCTTCACCGGGCCTTGCACGGTATTGATCGGGGCGCTGAACACCACGGTGTCGAACTCCTTGACCATCTGGCCCGGGCCGAACGAGCCCAGGTCACCGCCCTGGCGGCTGGACGGGCAGGTGGAGTTGGCTTTGGCGATTTCAGCGAAGTCGGCGCCTGCTTCGATCTGGGCTTTCAGTTCGTTGCATTTATCGATGCTGCTGACCAGGATGTGGCGGGCGGTTGCACGGGCCATGGGTACTGCTCCTTGGGGTAAAAAAGGCAAGCCTAGCGCACTTGTCCGGGGTATGTCTCGCCAGGCTTGCAACCCGCTGCCTAGAGTTTTTGTGCCGCCTCGCGCAACAGGGTTTCGGTCGAAGCCCAGCCCAGGCAACCGTCGGTGATCGACACGCCGTATTTCAGCGCGCCCTTGCCCAGCGCCTGGCAGCCGTCGAACAGGTGCCCTTCGATCATCACGCCGACGATCGAACGGTCGCCGGCCAGGCGCTGCTCCAGCACATCGTTGAAAACCGCCGGCTGGCGCGCCGGGTCCTTGCCGCTGTTGGCATGGCTGCAATCGACCATGATCCGCGCCTGCAGCCCGGCCTTGGCCAGCGCCTGGCGGGCCATGGCGATGCTGTTGGCGTCAAAGTTCGGGCCCTTGTGGCCGCCGCGCAGCACCAGGTGGGTGTCCGGGTTGCCCAAGGTCTCGATGATGGCCGGGTAGCCCTGCGCATCCATGCCGAAGTGGCGGTGCGGGTGGGCGGCGCTGCGCATGGCGTCGCTGGCGATGGCGATGCCGCCGTCGGTGCCGTTCTTGAAGCCGACCGGCAGCTCCAGGCCACTGACC
Encoded here:
- a CDS encoding microcin C ABC transporter permease YejB, which produces MTTYILRRLLLIIPTLLAILLVNFAIVQAAPGGPVEQAVARLQGIGGGTPGARAEVVHGESRATRGLDPKLIEEIKRQYGFDKSAPERLWLMLGQYARLDFGNSFFRGAKVTDLILDKLPVTLSLGFWATLITYLVSIPLGIRKAVRHGSRFDAWSSALIVVGYALPSFLFALLLIVLFAGGTSLSWFPVRGLVSDNFDELSLLGKVADYFWHLVLPVGALVIGGFATLTLLTKNAFLDEISRQYVVTARAKGLSQRRVLYGHVLRNAMLLVVAGLPQALITVFFAGSLLIEVIFSLDGLGRMSYEAAVSRDYPVVFGTLFIFTLAGLLIRLIGDLSYTLLDPRIDFDTRAR
- a CDS encoding peptidylprolyl isomerase — protein: MARATARHILVSSIDKCNELKAQIEAGADFAEIAKANSTCPSSRQGGDLGSFGPGQMVKEFDTVVFSAPINTVQGPVKTQFGYHLLEVTSRQD
- a CDS encoding extracellular solute-binding protein, whose protein sequence is MGFNAHAASTHALTVYGEAPRYNAGFQHFDYVNPDAPKGGILRRSAIEIGQFDHILPYIDKGIGVSEVDGLLYAPLAVRSFDEPYTVYGLIARRMERGPEDAWLRFEIDPRATFADGKPVRAEDVRFTFELLMSKGSLRYRTQFADVAAIVVESPHSVRFDFKPDHGRTLPLDLASLPVLPEHDWQQRDFANGAGFDKPVGSGPYRIGRIDNGRSITFERDANWWARDLPVSRGRYNFDKLRIEYFGDTEVARQVLKGGGYDYNREFSATAYTLGYNGAQLDDGRLQRAHLGPAKPQVAQGFVFNLDRPQFKDRRVRQALGMLWDYEWSNRQMMRNMYIRQQSVFSNTPLAARQLPDAGELKLLEPLRGKVPDEVFSTVFTAPVTDGSGIIRKQQLQALALLEQAGWRPEGDRLVNSQGTPLAFTFLNGQAGMERLLLPWKRNLAQIGVTLDIRNVDSAQYVNRLMARDYDMIVTGYPVTLSPGAELYNYFGSAAAHDPGSSNLMVLQDPAVDHLIDGLVRADTQADMLHHAHALDRVLQWNYYWIPNYYPPGSSTAWWNRFGLPKVQAAYDEGLDTWWEVSPTALTNAQMAERRKSSP